A single window of Nostoc sp. KVJ3 DNA harbors:
- a CDS encoding chemotaxis protein CheB, whose amino-acid sequence MTSEQPFEQPVSESTANEVFDVEQQDIADALFPIVGIAASAGGLEAFTQLLSHLLTDTGMAFVLIQHLDPNHKSLLSEILARQTQMPVTEVQDGVTVEPNQVYIIPPNTKMILSGGVLQLTPREKVQGKYMPADAFFTSLAADRGHKAIAVVLSGADGDGSLGLKAIKEAGGVTFAQCEDTAKFDSMPNTAVATGNVDFVLSPEKIAEELANLSHNPFISGSLPAIAIEKLPEQGDALATIFVLLRSQTGVDFSHYKPNTLDRRIQRRMLLYKLERLEDYAQYLQENPGEVKALYEEILIHVTQFFRDPEAFQLLKERVFPTIIQNKPAGLPIRIWVAGCSTGEEVYSIAISLLEFLADKVTQPPIQIFATDISEIAIEKARTGIYAENQMVEVSPENRRRFFNALEGGGYKISKAVRDLCVFARQDLGSDPPFSNLDLISCRNVLIYLGETLQKRILPIFHYSLDPTGFLLLGTSESTGKYSDWFTLIDKKYKIYAKKLTAIRPIFSFVTSNYPIVKVDEPKMVFKNPSDELDLERKTDQLILNRYAPVGVVINDKMDVLQFRGEIDLYLKLAPGKPSLNLFKMVREGLLTELRATIYQAQRQKILVRREGLQIESGDLSRIINLEVIPFKPATDEELYFLVLFEQASPTVSNLSPVNSESSEPGDIEREIVRLTQELATAIQERAATQEYLQAVIQEQEDINQDLKVANEEILSSNEELQSTNEELETAKEEIQATNEELNTTNDELRSRNQELHQVNNDLTNLLASINIPILILTLDLCVRRFTPMAQRIFNLIPTDAGRPLSDIRANLDVPDLETLILEVLDTLSIKELEVQTLGGHWYNLRIRPYRTTENKIDGVVLVLIDIDVLKRSAASLEQARNYAEAIVETVQVPLIVLDSDFRVNKANRSFYETFHVSPSETAQSLVFELGNGQWNLPGLRSLLEDILANDTTIENWEVEHSFERIGKKTMLLNGWKIIQQGDAQRILLAIEDISDRKQFELERSKLLAQEQSARQQAEIANRAKDEFLSNLSHELRNPLNTILGWAQLLRTRNLDSEAVTRAWEVVERSAKVQAQLIDDMLDISRITSGKLNLNTRLIDLVSVVNAAIESIEFSAEAKSIQIVSDLNSATVVGDFDRLQQVLWNLLSNAIKFTPAGGRVGILLEAVYTHAEIRVSDTGIGIRSDLLPYVFDRFRQGDSSSSKTTQGLGLGLSIVRHLVELHGGTVQAQSPGEGLGTTIVVRLPLRSMPLEITPPTYLEPNVLSEPLDTLDGKNPPLTLQGLCILAVDDQADSRDLIKSMLSGFGAEVVVMTSAREAIAALTESPGKYDVLLADIGMPEEDGFSLIRQVRALEALAGGQIPAVAITAYATEQDRQKAIDAGFQMHLAKPIDLTQLVLMIANLSGRVTDNS is encoded by the coding sequence ATGACATCCGAGCAACCCTTTGAGCAACCTGTATCTGAATCTACCGCTAATGAAGTGTTCGACGTAGAGCAGCAAGACATTGCAGATGCTTTATTTCCCATCGTTGGCATTGCCGCCTCTGCGGGTGGATTAGAGGCATTCACGCAGTTACTCAGCCATTTGCTTACCGATACAGGGATGGCATTTGTACTGATTCAACACTTAGATCCTAACCACAAGAGTCTATTGAGCGAGATTCTGGCAAGACAAACTCAAATGCCCGTCACTGAAGTGCAAGACGGCGTGACTGTAGAACCGAACCAAGTCTATATCATTCCGCCTAACACCAAGATGATTTTGTCTGGTGGGGTGTTGCAACTGACGCCGCGAGAGAAAGTTCAGGGTAAATATATGCCTGCTGATGCGTTCTTTACTTCATTGGCAGCAGATCGAGGGCACAAAGCGATCGCAGTGGTTTTATCTGGAGCAGATGGAGACGGTTCACTTGGGTTAAAGGCAATCAAGGAAGCCGGAGGCGTGACTTTTGCTCAGTGTGAAGACACGGCCAAATTCGATAGTATGCCCAATACTGCTGTTGCCACCGGGAATGTCGATTTTGTGCTATCGCCTGAAAAAATCGCCGAGGAACTGGCAAACCTCAGTCACAATCCTTTTATTTCTGGCTCTTTGCCAGCGATCGCAATTGAGAAGTTGCCCGAACAGGGAGATGCCCTGGCGACTATATTTGTATTATTGCGATCGCAAACTGGCGTTGACTTCAGCCACTACAAGCCCAACACCCTTGATCGCCGAATCCAGCGCCGAATGCTGTTATATAAACTAGAACGCTTGGAGGATTATGCCCAGTATTTGCAAGAGAATCCGGGTGAAGTCAAGGCGCTCTATGAAGAAATTCTGATCCACGTCACCCAGTTTTTCCGCGATCCCGAAGCATTTCAACTCTTGAAAGAGCGAGTCTTTCCCACCATCATCCAAAACAAGCCAGCAGGGTTGCCGATTCGGATTTGGGTAGCAGGGTGTTCGACGGGTGAAGAAGTGTATTCCATCGCCATCTCCTTGCTGGAATTTTTGGCGGATAAAGTAACCCAGCCACCGATCCAGATTTTTGCCACAGACATCAGCGAGATCGCGATTGAGAAAGCGAGAACGGGTATTTATGCAGAGAATCAAATGGTGGAAGTCTCACCAGAGAACCGCCGCAGATTTTTTAATGCCCTTGAGGGCGGTGGATATAAAATTAGCAAAGCCGTCCGCGATCTGTGTGTGTTTGCCCGACAAGACTTGGGCAGCGATCCCCCTTTTTCCAACTTAGATTTAATTAGCTGCCGGAATGTACTGATTTACTTGGGCGAAACGTTGCAAAAACGGATATTGCCCATCTTTCATTACAGTCTCGACCCGACTGGCTTTCTGCTGCTAGGGACTTCAGAAAGCACAGGCAAATATTCGGACTGGTTTACTCTGATTGACAAAAAGTATAAAATCTATGCCAAAAAGCTAACTGCAATTCGTCCAATTTTTTCGTTCGTTACCAGCAATTATCCGATAGTAAAAGTGGACGAACCGAAGATGGTGTTTAAGAATCCATCGGATGAGTTGGATTTAGAAAGAAAAACTGACCAACTAATCTTGAATCGCTATGCCCCCGTGGGTGTGGTGATCAACGACAAGATGGACGTGCTGCAATTTCGGGGAGAAATCGATCTCTACCTCAAACTTGCACCTGGGAAACCGAGTCTTAACTTATTCAAAATGGTGCGCGAAGGCTTGCTCACCGAGCTACGGGCGACAATTTATCAGGCACAACGGCAAAAAATTCTAGTTAGAAGAGAAGGCTTACAGATTGAATCCGGCGATCTTTCCAGAATCATCAATCTTGAGGTGATTCCATTCAAACCTGCGACTGACGAAGAACTCTACTTTCTGGTTTTATTTGAACAAGCGTCACCTACGGTTAGCAACCTCAGTCCGGTAAATTCTGAAAGCTCAGAGCCAGGAGATATAGAGCGGGAGATTGTTCGGCTCACGCAGGAACTTGCAACCGCCATTCAAGAGCGGGCTGCGACTCAAGAATATCTACAAGCGGTGATCCAAGAGCAAGAAGACATCAATCAAGACCTGAAAGTTGCTAATGAAGAAATCCTCTCCAGCAATGAAGAGTTGCAAAGCACCAATGAGGAGCTAGAAACTGCCAAAGAAGAGATTCAAGCAACCAACGAAGAACTCAACACAACTAATGATGAACTTCGCTCTCGAAATCAGGAATTACACCAAGTTAACAACGATCTCACGAATTTGCTTGCCAGTATCAATATTCCCATTTTGATATTGACTTTGGACTTATGCGTTCGACGTTTTACGCCAATGGCGCAGCGAATTTTCAATTTAATTCCCACCGATGCTGGACGACCCTTGAGCGATATCAGAGCGAATCTCGATGTTCCTGATTTAGAAACTCTAATTTTGGAGGTACTTGACACACTCAGTATCAAAGAATTAGAAGTCCAAACTCTGGGGGGACATTGGTACAACCTCCGCATCCGTCCTTATCGCACCACAGAAAACAAGATTGACGGTGTAGTGTTGGTGTTAATAGATATTGATGTTCTTAAACGCAGTGCCGCAAGCTTAGAACAAGCCCGGAATTACGCTGAAGCGATTGTGGAGACGGTACAAGTGCCGTTAATCGTCCTTGATTCTGATTTCCGGGTGAACAAAGCCAATCGCTCGTTTTATGAAACATTTCACGTTTCACCATCAGAGACAGCCCAATCTCTGGTTTTTGAACTAGGAAATGGTCAATGGAACCTGCCCGGACTGCGATCGCTCTTAGAAGACATTCTTGCCAACGATACCACTATTGAAAACTGGGAGGTAGAGCATAGTTTTGAGCGGATTGGGAAGAAAACCATGCTGCTCAATGGTTGGAAAATTATTCAACAGGGAGATGCCCAAAGGATTTTGCTGGCGATTGAAGATATTAGCGATCGCAAACAGTTTGAGTTAGAGCGATCTAAGCTTCTAGCACAGGAGCAATCAGCCCGTCAACAGGCGGAAATTGCCAACCGAGCCAAAGATGAATTCCTGTCGAACCTCTCCCATGAACTTCGTAACCCGCTCAATACTATACTGGGCTGGGCGCAACTTTTACGCACCCGCAATTTAGATTCAGAAGCCGTCACTCGTGCCTGGGAAGTGGTGGAGCGGAGTGCTAAAGTGCAAGCTCAGTTAATCGATGATATGCTCGATATCTCCCGGATTACGAGTGGCAAGCTGAATTTAAACACTCGTCTAATCGATTTGGTTTCAGTAGTGAATGCCGCCATTGAGTCTATCGAATTTTCCGCAGAGGCGAAAAGCATTCAAATTGTTTCAGACTTGAACTCGGCGACAGTTGTCGGAGATTTTGACCGTTTACAGCAAGTTCTGTGGAATTTACTTTCTAACGCGATTAAGTTCACTCCAGCCGGTGGGCGAGTGGGAATCCTGCTCGAAGCTGTATATACTCATGCTGAAATTCGAGTCAGCGACACAGGTATTGGCATCCGGTCAGACTTGCTGCCTTATGTGTTTGATCGCTTCCGCCAAGGAGATTCCAGCAGCAGCAAAACAACTCAGGGACTTGGATTAGGCTTGTCAATCGTCCGTCATCTTGTAGAACTTCACGGTGGAACAGTTCAAGCGCAAAGTCCAGGCGAGGGACTAGGAACCACGATTGTTGTCAGGCTGCCTTTGCGCTCAATGCCGTTGGAGATTACACCGCCAACTTATTTAGAGCCGAACGTTTTGTCAGAGCCTCTGGACACATTAGATGGTAAAAATCCACCCCTTACCCTTCAAGGGTTATGCATCTTGGCTGTAGACGATCAAGCTGATAGCCGCGACTTAATCAAGTCGATGTTATCAGGCTTCGGGGCTGAAGTAGTGGTTATGACATCGGCAAGGGAAGCGATCGCTGCTTTAACTGAATCTCCTGGCAAATATGATGTGCTTCTAGCAGATATTGGGATGCCAGAGGAAGATGGTTTTTCCCTGATTCGTCAGGTGAGAGCGCTTGAAGCTCTTGCTGGCGGACAAATTCCAGCAGTAGCAATCACTGCCTATGCCACCGAACAAGACCGGCAAAAGGCAATTGATGCTGGTTTCCAAATGCATCTAGCTAAACCGATTGACCTTACTCAATTGGTATTGATGATTGCAAATTTGAGTGGACGAGTCACAGATAATTCATAA
- a CDS encoding Fic family protein: protein MKSFELGFIESRQITQNLLRTIRLIGEYKGKQELFKEQSPQVLETLRLAAIIQSTESSNRIEGITAPLERIKELVAEKTTPRDRSEQEIAGYRDVLTTIHTSYAHIPFTPGVVLQLHRDLYQFAVVEGGRWKSVDNEISEIHPDGTVRVRFQPVPAYATPAAMESLHERFNTLWQLDEIEPLLLIPTYVLDFLCIHPFSDGNGRMARLLTLLLLYKAGYEVGRFISLERIVERTKESYYDTLYQSSQNWHLGHHSLLPWWEYFFGVLVLSAYREFEQRVGLVTNAKGAKTAMVLDAISNMPFDFSIKDLQSQCPTVGIDLIRRILRLERTEGRLECLGRGPDARWQKK, encoded by the coding sequence ATGAAATCTTTTGAACTTGGCTTTATTGAGAGCCGACAGATTACTCAAAATCTACTACGCACCATCCGGCTGATTGGCGAGTATAAAGGCAAGCAGGAGTTATTCAAAGAACAATCGCCCCAAGTATTGGAAACCCTGCGCCTTGCTGCGATTATTCAGAGTACCGAGTCTTCTAACCGGATAGAAGGCATCACCGCGCCACTGGAACGCATCAAGGAACTAGTAGCCGAAAAAACTACTCCTCGCGATCGCTCTGAACAAGAAATTGCTGGCTATCGAGATGTGCTGACGACGATTCACACTAGCTATGCCCACATCCCTTTCACTCCTGGGGTGGTGTTACAGCTGCACCGTGACCTTTATCAGTTTGCTGTCGTAGAAGGTGGGCGCTGGAAGTCAGTAGACAACGAAATTAGCGAAATTCATCCAGATGGGACAGTCAGAGTGAGATTTCAGCCAGTCCCAGCTTATGCCACACCAGCTGCTATGGAAAGTTTGCACGAACGGTTCAACACCCTTTGGCAGTTAGATGAAATTGAGCCATTACTGCTAATACCAACCTATGTCCTGGATTTTCTGTGCATTCACCCTTTCAGCGACGGCAATGGACGCATGGCTCGTCTACTGACGCTACTGTTACTATACAAGGCTGGTTACGAGGTGGGACGGTTTATTAGTTTGGAGCGAATCGTCGAGCGGACGAAGGAAAGTTACTACGATACGCTTTACCAGTCGTCGCAGAACTGGCATCTTGGGCATCATAGTTTGTTGCCTTGGTGGGAGTATTTTTTTGGAGTCCTTGTGCTATCGGCGTACCGAGAGTTTGAGCAGCGAGTCGGGTTGGTGACAAATGCCAAGGGCGCTAAAACCGCTATGGTGCTTGATGCTATTAGCAATATGCCATTTGATTTTTCTATCAAGGATTTACAGTCACAATGCCCTACCGTGGGTATTGACTTAATTCGCCGCATTCTGCGCCTTGAGCGGACTGAGGGGCGGCTGGAATGTTTGGGGCGCGGCCCGGATGCCCGTTGGCAGAAGAAATAG
- a CDS encoding tyrosine-type recombinase/integrase, with translation MSSHSFRRTALTWMSDSGVPLRHIQSISGHRSLAALERYLGVTEQQKENAISTLVF, from the coding sequence ATGTCTTCCCACAGCTTTCGGCGGACGGCGTTAACCTGGATGAGTGATTCAGGAGTACCCCTGCGCCACATTCAATCAATCAGTGGTCATCGCTCACTTGCAGCCCTGGAGCGATATTTGGGTGTGACTGAGCAGCAGAAAGAAAATGCTATCTCTACTTTGGTTTTTTAA